A genomic region of Trifolium pratense cultivar HEN17-A07 linkage group LG3, ARS_RC_1.1, whole genome shotgun sequence contains the following coding sequences:
- the LOC123914589 gene encoding uncharacterized protein LOC123914589, with translation MAYSKGYYSSASGYSFTENWLLMAAITLICGIFCYIIYDAIMATASELLQRLLVISPLLLIIIVHWLSTGSQLNFPMPGSEPGAIHRAGGSPWGVAFVLLLLFFLITYQPSLHDLIS, from the coding sequence ATGGCTTATTCAAAAGGGTACTACTCATCAGCTTCAGGTTACAGCTTCACAGAAAACTGGCTTTTGATGGCAGCTATTACTCTCATTTGtggaattttttgttacataatCTATGATGCAATAATGGCTACTGCATCAGAGTTGCTGCAACGTTTGTTGGTAATTTCTCCATTGCTTTTAATCATCATTGTTCATTGGCTCTCCACTGGTAGCCAGTTAAACTTTCCTATGCCGGGATCTGAACCAGGTGCTATTCATAGAGCTGGTGGTTCTCCTTGGGGTGTTGCCTTTGTCCTTTTGTTGCTTTTCTTTCTTATTACCTACCAACCTTCCCTGCATGACCTTATTTCTTAG